One Nitrospina watsonii DNA segment encodes these proteins:
- a CDS encoding Bax inhibitor-1/YccA family protein, which translates to MQPNRTSYMSQDAIAAEQQRFMVRVYNWMTAGLAMTGGVAWLVSNTEPLMKLIFGNPIVPIVLIIAQIGLVFYLASSVMKMSASQAMGVFILYSGLTGLTFSAIFMVYTAASITSTFLVTAGTFGAMSFYGYTTKKDLTSWGSFLFMGLIGIIIASVVNIFLQSEAVYWVVTYAGVLIFVGLTAYDTQMIKQMNILGNEGTDEDTKEAIQGALKLYLDFINLFLMLLRIMGDRR; encoded by the coding sequence ATGCAGCCCAATCGGACCTCATACATGAGTCAGGATGCCATTGCCGCGGAACAGCAGCGGTTCATGGTCCGGGTATATAACTGGATGACGGCGGGCCTGGCCATGACCGGCGGTGTGGCCTGGCTGGTTTCCAATACGGAACCGCTGATGAAACTGATCTTCGGGAATCCCATCGTTCCGATTGTTTTGATCATCGCCCAGATCGGACTCGTCTTTTATCTCGCGTCCTCGGTCATGAAGATGTCCGCCAGCCAGGCCATGGGCGTGTTCATTCTCTACTCCGGTTTGACGGGACTGACCTTTTCCGCCATCTTCATGGTGTACACGGCAGCATCGATCACCTCCACGTTTCTGGTGACGGCTGGAACCTTTGGCGCCATGAGTTTTTACGGGTACACGACGAAAAAAGACCTGACGTCGTGGGGCAGTTTTCTGTTCATGGGCCTCATTGGCATCATCATCGCTTCGGTGGTGAACATCTTCCTGCAGAGTGAAGCGGTGTACTGGGTGGTCACTTACGCGGGCGTGCTGATCTTCGTCGGCCTCACGGCCTACGACACACAGATGATCAAGCAGATGAACATCCTCGGCAACGAGGGCACCGATGAAGACACGAAGGAAGCCATTCAAGGCGCTCTGAAGCTGTATCTGGACTTCATCAACCTGTTTCTGATGCTGCTCCGCATCATGGGCGACCGGCGCTGA
- a CDS encoding VWA domain-containing protein produces the protein MRFAQPEYLLLMIGLSLLIGFFMWAGRRKREQAGRFVSPALLHRLVPAFIWEKQRKKATLIVLAVFFFILALAQPRWGYEWEDLKQEGVDIIVAVDVSQSMLASDIKPNRLERAKHEVADLIGLLEGDRIGIVGFAGTSFLQCPLTLDYHAARMFLNVLDTDLIPAQGTAIGHAIRTAIDAFSALEKKSKAIILITDGEDHEGDALAAAQAANEQGVKVFVIGIGAAEGAPIPDRERRRGFKRDAQGDIILTRLNETVLQQVALSTGGSYVRSVQGDLDLHKIYLEDIKQRVEKKELRTTRRKRWQERFQWFLGLGLLCLVAQRFVREK, from the coding sequence ATGCGCTTTGCCCAGCCGGAGTACCTGTTGCTGATGATCGGGTTGTCGCTGCTGATCGGCTTTTTCATGTGGGCGGGACGGCGGAAGCGCGAACAGGCCGGGCGTTTTGTGTCGCCTGCATTGCTGCATCGCCTGGTGCCTGCCTTCATTTGGGAAAAACAGCGGAAGAAAGCGACCCTGATCGTGCTGGCCGTTTTTTTCTTCATCCTCGCCCTGGCCCAGCCGCGCTGGGGGTATGAATGGGAAGACCTCAAGCAGGAGGGGGTCGATATCATCGTCGCCGTTGATGTGTCGCAGAGCATGCTGGCCAGCGACATCAAACCCAACCGGCTGGAACGCGCCAAGCATGAAGTCGCCGACCTCATTGGCCTGCTGGAAGGCGACCGCATCGGCATCGTCGGCTTCGCCGGGACCAGTTTCCTGCAATGCCCGCTGACGCTCGATTATCACGCGGCGAGGATGTTCCTCAACGTGCTGGACACCGACCTGATCCCGGCGCAGGGCACCGCCATCGGCCATGCCATCCGCACCGCCATCGACGCCTTCAGCGCCCTGGAGAAAAAATCCAAAGCCATCATCCTGATCACGGATGGCGAAGACCACGAGGGCGATGCCCTGGCCGCCGCGCAGGCAGCCAACGAACAGGGTGTGAAGGTGTTCGTCATCGGCATCGGCGCGGCGGAAGGCGCACCCATTCCCGACCGGGAACGCCGGCGCGGTTTCAAACGTGACGCCCAGGGTGATATTATCCTGACCCGGCTCAACGAAACCGTGCTGCAACAGGTGGCGCTCTCCACCGGCGGCAGCTATGTGCGGTCGGTGCAGGGGGACCTCGACCTTCACAAAATCTATCTGGAAGACATCAAGCAGCGCGTGGAGAAAAAGGAATTGCGCACCACCCGGCGCAAGCGCTGGCAGGAACGCTTTCAGTGGTTCCTCGGCCTCGGCCTGCTGTGCCTGGTGGCCCAGCGATTCGTGCGGGAAAAATGA
- a CDS encoding vWA domain-containing protein: MTYFQFQNPWMFLLLLLIPWLVFQHGRNRPAAFPFSSLATLQRTTPSHVRLLAQVPLILHCLAVVLIVIALARPQEGRKSTEILTHGVDIMLALDTSGSMQAMDFKKQNQPVDRLTIVKDVVSEFVDGREFDRIGMVVFGEEAFTQCPLTLDHNILQEFLKRLDIGVAGDSTAIGSALAIAVKRLKDLESKSKVIILLTDGRNNSGSISPLQAAEIAATFGIKIYTVGVGTRDKAPFMVDGLLGRRFVMQNVEMDEKSLREIAEATGGKYFRATDTDSLKKIYGQIDQLEKSEVKWIDHSEFKELFPFFLIPGLLLLVTEIALAQTRLRRIP; this comes from the coding sequence ATTTCAAAACCCGTGGATGTTTCTGCTGCTGCTGTTGATCCCGTGGTTGGTGTTCCAGCATGGGCGCAACCGTCCGGCGGCGTTTCCCTTCTCGTCGCTCGCAACCCTTCAGCGCACCACCCCGTCGCATGTCCGCTTGCTGGCCCAGGTGCCGCTCATCCTGCATTGTCTCGCCGTGGTGCTGATCGTCATCGCCCTCGCGCGTCCGCAGGAAGGCCGCAAGAGCACGGAGATCCTGACGCACGGCGTGGACATCATGCTGGCGCTCGACACCTCCGGCAGCATGCAGGCGATGGATTTCAAAAAGCAGAACCAGCCCGTCGATCGCCTGACCATCGTCAAGGATGTGGTCAGCGAGTTTGTCGATGGCCGCGAGTTCGACCGCATCGGCATGGTGGTGTTCGGCGAAGAAGCCTTCACTCAATGCCCGCTGACGCTGGACCACAACATCCTGCAGGAATTTTTAAAACGCCTGGACATCGGCGTGGCGGGCGATTCCACCGCCATCGGCTCGGCCCTCGCCATTGCGGTCAAACGCCTGAAGGATCTGGAGTCGAAGTCCAAGGTCATCATTCTGCTCACCGACGGCCGCAACAATTCCGGCAGCATCTCGCCCTTGCAGGCGGCGGAGATCGCCGCCACCTTCGGCATCAAAATCTACACCGTCGGCGTCGGCACCCGCGACAAAGCGCCGTTCATGGTGGACGGCCTGCTGGGACGCCGGTTCGTGATGCAGAATGTGGAGATGGATGAAAAATCGCTGCGGGAAATCGCCGAGGCCACCGGCGGCAAGTATTTCCGCGCCACCGACACCGACTCGCTGAAAAAGATTTACGGACAGATCGACCAGCTCGAAAAATCGGAAGTGAAATGGATCGATCACTCCGAGTTCAAAGAATTGTTTCCCTTTTTCCTGATACCCGGCCTGTTGCTGCTGGTGACGGAAATCGCGCTCGCACAAACCCGGCTCAGGAGGATTCCCTGA